The Phycisphaeraceae bacterium genome segment CGTGGTGCACGACGTGTTCTCCATGGCGCCCGCCGAAAAGTCGCGGCAGATGACGTTTGCGTACTTGTCCCACGGGTACGGCTCGTCGAATAGCTTCTCGAAGTAAGCCACCATGTCCGCGGTGTTGCCAAAGTTCCGCCGGAGGATGTCCGCGGACCCGAGGGGGCCGTACACCGGGAGCCACAGCCCGGGCCGCGCCGAGTTCTGTCCGCCGACATCAATCACATCGAACTTTCCCACGATCAGTGTGATCAGGTACGACGCGTGCGGCTTGTCCTGCAGCCAATGGAAGGTCGACCGCCCGTCCGTGTGGCGCCCGATCGACACGAGCCGCCCGTTCGAAACTGCCCGGAACCCCCCTGGCACTGTTGCCACGATCTCCGATGTCATTCTCGCGTTTGGAAAGTCATGAATCGGTAGCCACAGGTGGTTCGATTCCGGCTGACCCTGAGTATGGCACATCGGGTCCAGTTCGGGCGTGTCCATGTCGTCGGGAGAAAACGTCATCCCGGCCCCGCCTCCGCCAGGCTTCTCCGCCGTGTAGTCGATCACGACCGTTCCCCGCTCCCCCAGCGACAGCGACCGCCCGAACTCGATGTCCAGCGTGTGCCTTCCCTTGGTGAACGCAACCGGCACCCCGTTCAGACTCACCGCGGAGATCGTCAACCCCGGACCGGCATCGAGGGTCAGAGCCGACCTCGCCCACCCTAGTGGAGCGATGGTCAGCGTCTCCTTGGCCGTGAACTGGGCCCGAGACATGTCGGGTATCTCGATGTCCAACCGCACGTGCTGGAACTCGAACAGCACATCCGGTGGATACACCCCGCGGTCCTGGCCGGTCTTCGGATCAATCCGGGGATCGGTCTGTCCCCACGACGGCGCCACGCCACCAATCACGACAGCCAGCGCCATCGCGGCTGAACGGAATCTGAATCGCATCAAGCGGGGTCTCCAGGCAGGGGCGGGTGCGGGACCAAAGGTGGCAGGACAGGCGATACCCACGGGAGTTGGGGGAGGAGCCAGAGTGTACTCGTACTCGGATCCTTCGTGGAAGGTGCACGGTCTGTTCACACGGCAGCCACCCCCGGTCGATTTGCCTCCTCCGGCGCAATACGATCCGCCATGCACCAGCTCAGTGTCGGCGGGCCTGAGAAACGATGGCTTGATGCGGTCAGACCATCGGAATCGGGCGGCGGCGCGACTCGTGCCCGCGAGGGCGTGGCCGACATGCTGGCCAACCTCACCAATCAATCGGTCAATACCGAGTTCTTTTCACCCGTCCCTGACGGCTACAAGCCCGGTCGGACAAAGTACGTTGCTGTCTTTGGCACGGTCATGTCCGGTCTTGGGAAGGGCATCTTCGCCTCAAGCCTTGCAAAGCTTCTGAAGGACAAGGGCCTCTCCGTTGCCCCGATGAAGCTCGAGGGCTACCTCAACATCGACGCAGGAACCCTCAACCCATACCGCCACGGCGAGGTCTTCGTGCTCGATGACGGCACCGAGTGCGACATGGACCTGGGCACCTACGAGCGGATGCTCGATCAGAACCTTACCCGCCGCAACTTCACGACCTCGGGTCAGATCTTCTCTTGCATCCTCGAGCGCGAGCGGCATGGCGCCTACCTGGGCCGCGATGTCCAGTGGATCCCCCATGTCACCGGCGAGGTCAAACGCCGCCTCCGCGAGCTCGCTCTCAAGGGCGACGGCAACAAGCCATCCGATGTCGTTTTCGTCGAGGTCGGCGGCACCGTCGGCGACTACGAGAACGGCTTCTACATCGAGGCGCTCCGCGAACTGGCCTTTGAGGAGGGCGAGAACGCCGTCTGCTTCGTCGCGCTCACCTATGTCATCAAGCCGCAGACGCTCGGCGAGCAGAAGAGCAAAGCCGCCCAGCTCGGCATCAAGCGCCTCATGGAGGCGGGCATTCAGCCGCACATCATCGCCTGCCGTGCCACCGAGCCGATCGGCGAGGGTGTCGCCCAGAAGATCGCGATGTTCAGCAATGTCCCGATGCGGCGTATGTTCTCCATGCACGACCGCAGCAGCATCTACACCATTCCCGACGAGATGCGGCAGGAGGGGCTCGACAGGGAGATCCTCTCCATTCTCGATCTCCACGACCGCGTCAATGCCAAGGCCGAGGACCGCGCCCGCGACCAGTGGCTCGGCTTTGTCCGCCGCCTCGCCGCTCCCCGTTCCCACAGCGTGTCCATCGGCATTACGGGCAAGTACATGGGCCTCCGCGACGCCTACGCCTCGATCGACAAGGCGATCGAGCACTGCGGGGCGCACCTCAACTGCGACGTCGACCTCAAGTGGATCGAGACCACAGACATCACCGATGCCAATAGTGCCGCCCGCCTCGATGGTCTTGATGGCGTCATCGTCCCCGGTGGCTTCGGCTCCCGCGGTGTCGAGGGGAAGATCTCCTGCGTGAAGCATTGTCGCGAGAACGGCGTCCCGTTCCTCGGTATCTGTCTCGGCTTTCAGATGGCAGTGATCGAGTTTGCCCGCGGCGTCCTCGGCTTTGCCGACGCCAACTCCACTGAGTTCGCCCCGAACTGTCAGTACCCTGTCATCAGCGAACTCCCAGACCAGAAGAAGATCGAGAACCTCGGCGGCTCCATGCGTCTCGGCGGACAAGATGTCGACCTCCGCTCCGCTACCCTCGCATCGATGCTGTACGACGGCAAGACACGCTGCCGCGAGCGATTCCGCCACCGCTACGAGGTCGAGCCCCGATTCATCGAGCAACTCGAGGCTGGCGGCCTCGTATTCTCCGGGCGCCATCCCGCTCACCCCATCATGCAGATCCTCGAACTCCCTCCCCCCGGCCAGCCCCACGGCCACCCTTTCTTCCTCGCCGGCCAGTTCCATCCCGAACTCACAAGCCGACCCCTCAAGCCCCAGCCCATGTTTATGGGCCTTGTCGCCGCCGCTATCCGCCGACGAAATGCCGGCGATCACGGCCTCGACACCGCTGTGTTGCGGTGGCTCCGCAAGGGGTCCGGCCAGCCCGCGCAGGTCTGATTCTGCGCCCCCCCGCCTCG includes the following:
- a CDS encoding CTP synthase, translating into MHQLSVGGPEKRWLDAVRPSESGGGATRAREGVADMLANLTNQSVNTEFFSPVPDGYKPGRTKYVAVFGTVMSGLGKGIFASSLAKLLKDKGLSVAPMKLEGYLNIDAGTLNPYRHGEVFVLDDGTECDMDLGTYERMLDQNLTRRNFTTSGQIFSCILERERHGAYLGRDVQWIPHVTGEVKRRLRELALKGDGNKPSDVVFVEVGGTVGDYENGFYIEALRELAFEEGENAVCFVALTYVIKPQTLGEQKSKAAQLGIKRLMEAGIQPHIIACRATEPIGEGVAQKIAMFSNVPMRRMFSMHDRSSIYTIPDEMRQEGLDREILSILDLHDRVNAKAEDRARDQWLGFVRRLAAPRSHSVSIGITGKYMGLRDAYASIDKAIEHCGAHLNCDVDLKWIETTDITDANSAARLDGLDGVIVPGGFGSRGVEGKISCVKHCRENGVPFLGICLGFQMAVIEFARGVLGFADANSTEFAPNCQYPVISELPDQKKIENLGGSMRLGGQDVDLRSATLASMLYDGKTRCRERFRHRYEVEPRFIEQLEAGGLVFSGRHPAHPIMQILELPPPGQPHGHPFFLAGQFHPELTSRPLKPQPMFMGLVAAAIRRRNAGDHGLDTAVLRWLRKGSGQPAQV